The following coding sequences lie in one Microvirgula aerodenitrificans DSM 15089 genomic window:
- a CDS encoding fimbrial biogenesis chaperone: protein MNTALPALLGILLAVASTSAAHAQPDIGIGSLYDYLPGASSSIVKPIRNSGSSTGFVRIDVRRIQVDDAGNSTETELTEGEGWRNRLIVSPSRLIVPPGGMRSVRVLYVGERSREHVFRVRFTPVEPGRGDGFGQEEDAGATTAGVRMLVGYGGIVIVRPEQEQYRTDFIQRTDGLDVVNRGNTTLILDNVYACKTDEHCLAPVKKHVLPGRTQFFKREGLSEIRFDVVEGEKVSYKEFRFAG, encoded by the coding sequence ATGAATACCGCATTGCCCGCTTTGCTGGGCATCCTGCTGGCCGTGGCCAGCACTTCCGCCGCTCATGCCCAGCCCGATATCGGCATCGGCAGTCTGTACGACTACCTGCCGGGGGCATCATCGTCGATCGTCAAGCCGATACGGAACAGCGGCAGCAGCACCGGTTTCGTCAGGATTGACGTCAGGCGGATCCAGGTGGACGACGCCGGAAACAGCACCGAAACCGAACTGACGGAAGGTGAAGGATGGCGTAACCGGCTGATCGTGAGCCCCAGCCGCCTGATCGTGCCGCCAGGCGGCATGCGCAGCGTGCGCGTCCTCTATGTCGGGGAGCGCAGCCGCGAACACGTGTTCCGGGTCCGGTTTACGCCGGTGGAACCGGGGCGCGGAGACGGTTTTGGCCAGGAGGAAGACGCGGGCGCGACCACGGCCGGGGTCAGAATGCTGGTCGGCTATGGCGGCATCGTCATCGTCCGGCCGGAGCAGGAACAATACCGGACCGATTTCATACAGCGGACCGACGGGCTGGATGTCGTCAACCGCGGCAATACCACCCTGATTCTGGATAATGTCTATGCGTGCAAGACCGATGAGCACTGCCTTGCCCCGGTAAAGAAACATGTATTGCCGGGACGGACACAGTTTTTCAAAAGAGAGGGATTGTCTGAAATACGTTTCGACGTCGTTGAAGGAGAAAAGGTGAGCTATAAAGAATTCAGGTTTGCCGGTTGA
- a CDS encoding CS1 type fimbrial major subunit translates to MKWQISFSFFCSSDVTMKFSKKHIAGVIFFLASATNAETLLQNIQVRAVVPSGSFYVNALEGWPSGPVQIGYDSNRHVFNHHHLGLRMKNSIQSGATGGKIMARLAYPPVMRGVRGQMSVDVGIKTENTDVILGTTPTLIYEDAAGDEIMGHLHIKVKDAGPYAPGNYIGTVALEFDSVL, encoded by the coding sequence TTGAAATGGCAAATCTCCTTTTCTTTTTTCTGCTCAAGTGATGTCACGATGAAATTCAGCAAAAAACATATTGCAGGTGTTATTTTTTTCCTGGCTTCGGCCACAAATGCGGAAACGCTGCTGCAAAATATCCAGGTCCGGGCCGTTGTGCCATCCGGCAGCTTTTATGTGAATGCACTTGAAGGGTGGCCCTCCGGCCCTGTCCAGATCGGCTACGATTCCAACCGGCATGTATTCAATCATCACCATCTTGGTTTGCGGATGAAAAACAGCATCCAGTCCGGTGCTACCGGCGGGAAAATCATGGCAAGACTGGCTTATCCGCCAGTCATGCGCGGTGTGCGCGGGCAGATGAGCGTGGATGTCGGCATCAAGACGGAAAATACCGATGTGATACTGGGTACAACGCCGACACTGATTTATGAGGATGCCGCCGGAGACGAAATCATGGGGCACCTGCATATCAAGGTGAAAGATGCCGGTCCCTATGCACCGGGCAATTATATCGGGACCGTGGCGCTGGAGTTCGATTCCGTGCTGTAG
- a CDS encoding CS1-pili formation C-terminal domain-containing protein, with protein sequence MVTLIPAPSVMRGMMAAGLLACTMLPAWADDAAAVALDAAQLRQSVPDAFADVLFDTPVAVRIELDGKYMVDALVRLGRDGQVGLQEVLDGVASEVPAQERNRYVSLLQTGGGLGDCTGLLCEGLVRVAYGVADSRLALFTDRAQREYRPDRYLALPGRGGNGALLGNQLTYVRRGRDLPSSGSYQLSLITSLAPWSAYSDLQISYADAGHWQRGSRVRKYLNNAYMQRDWHGLYARIGYLSPDLSTGQGNLAPIPFSHYNPILGFAFGSSDSLLKRSNKPSMVPLTVSASKAGHAEISRDGRLLATYAVQPGLQVLPTEGLPDGIYPVTVRVFEDGRMVFTTRESIYKPGNWNGTDRFRFRLYGGRRQSVWDYRAGAHADGGMLGGVQLGYLLHPQWRAGISAQQGGGDRQVGLFSSFSPLNALQLYVNPYYSKRSGQGYELQGIGAFSRLSLAVSHRQSARPARYGRSRHLRQRHTTVSSDWQLSDQDRISARFGHAHDDRQSTSDLSYYRDIRQWTDVGAQAYVSLSERLQGYPGRRSRGMAVGMSFSLGRAASSLGMGLGSRTDGGAGRESSAQLHYQRTFDESPLQAVAVNASHASHGSSGTLSARLSQRYLSGDGYLQSHGGGGAMLGVNLESTVVMGGGGALIVSRPAFGSRMRAGVVVDLKSETLPDSERLIARLDDGRQFRLRRGENFIPLAPFRPQHLSFDLAAGSRKGAKFLPQSLSVHLLPGGISRQRVEVIRTQTAIGRLVGPDSRPLAGARVRHQTMQAVAESDGLFTLELSQAHPVLEVVQADGRVCQVDLQDRLIKGYKDRDLVLLGDVGCH encoded by the coding sequence ATGGTGACTCTTATTCCCGCGCCGTCAGTCATGCGGGGCATGATGGCGGCCGGCCTGCTTGCCTGCACCATGCTTCCGGCCTGGGCCGATGATGCCGCTGCGGTGGCGCTTGATGCGGCGCAGCTGCGGCAATCCGTTCCGGACGCTTTTGCCGACGTGCTGTTCGATACGCCGGTTGCCGTTCGCATCGAACTGGATGGGAAATACATGGTGGATGCGCTGGTGCGACTCGGGCGTGATGGTCAGGTTGGCTTGCAGGAAGTCCTCGACGGGGTTGCCAGCGAAGTCCCGGCGCAGGAACGGAACCGCTATGTTTCCCTGTTGCAGACAGGGGGCGGACTGGGGGATTGCACCGGCCTGCTGTGCGAGGGACTGGTCCGGGTCGCCTACGGTGTCGCTGACTCCAGGCTGGCCCTGTTCACGGATCGTGCGCAGCGGGAATACCGGCCGGACCGGTATCTCGCCTTGCCGGGGCGCGGTGGCAACGGCGCCTTGCTCGGCAACCAGCTGACCTATGTGCGGCGTGGTCGGGATCTGCCGTCCAGCGGCTCGTATCAGTTGTCGCTGATTACCAGCCTCGCCCCGTGGAGCGCGTACTCGGATCTGCAGATTTCCTATGCGGATGCCGGGCACTGGCAGCGCGGCAGCCGGGTCAGAAAGTACCTGAACAATGCCTATATGCAGCGCGACTGGCATGGGCTGTACGCCCGCATCGGCTACCTGTCGCCGGACCTGTCTACCGGGCAGGGCAATCTGGCCCCGATTCCGTTCAGTCACTACAACCCCATTCTGGGATTCGCTTTCGGATCATCGGACAGCCTGCTCAAGCGCAGCAACAAGCCGAGCATGGTGCCGCTGACCGTCAGCGCCAGCAAGGCCGGCCATGCGGAGATCTCCCGTGACGGGCGTCTGCTCGCAACCTATGCCGTTCAGCCCGGCCTGCAGGTATTGCCGACCGAGGGATTGCCGGATGGCATCTATCCGGTCACCGTCCGTGTCTTCGAGGATGGCCGGATGGTGTTCACGACCCGTGAGTCGATTTACAAGCCGGGCAACTGGAATGGCACCGACCGCTTCCGTTTCCGCCTTTATGGCGGGCGCCGCCAGTCGGTGTGGGACTATCGTGCCGGCGCCCATGCCGACGGCGGCATGCTGGGCGGGGTCCAGCTCGGCTACCTGCTGCATCCGCAATGGCGAGCCGGCATCAGTGCGCAGCAGGGTGGGGGCGACCGGCAGGTCGGCCTGTTCAGCAGTTTCAGTCCGCTCAATGCCCTGCAGCTGTATGTGAATCCGTATTACTCGAAGCGGAGCGGGCAGGGGTATGAGCTGCAGGGGATCGGCGCGTTTTCCCGCCTCAGCCTGGCCGTCAGTCACCGGCAGTCGGCGCGGCCGGCCCGCTATGGCCGGTCACGCCATCTGCGCCAGCGCCATACCACCGTCAGCAGCGACTGGCAGCTCAGCGACCAGGACCGGATCAGTGCCCGCTTTGGCCACGCGCACGACGACCGGCAGTCAACGTCGGACCTGTCCTATTACCGCGATATCCGCCAGTGGACCGATGTGGGGGCCCAGGCGTATGTGAGCCTGTCCGAGCGCTTGCAGGGCTATCCTGGCCGGCGTTCGCGCGGCATGGCCGTCGGCATGAGTTTCTCGCTGGGACGGGCGGCGTCCAGTCTCGGCATGGGGCTGGGCTCGCGCACCGACGGTGGTGCCGGGCGCGAGTCATCGGCCCAGCTCCATTACCAGCGCACCTTCGACGAATCGCCACTGCAGGCGGTGGCGGTCAATGCCAGCCATGCCAGCCATGGCAGTTCGGGCACGCTGTCGGCCCGTCTGTCGCAGCGCTATCTGTCCGGAGACGGCTATCTGCAATCGCACGGCGGGGGTGGCGCCATGCTGGGCGTCAACCTGGAGAGTACCGTTGTCATGGGCGGCGGTGGCGCGCTGATCGTGTCGCGGCCGGCATTCGGCAGCAGGATGCGCGCCGGGGTAGTGGTCGACCTGAAGTCGGAAACCCTGCCGGATAGCGAACGCCTGATTGCCAGGCTGGATGACGGCCGCCAGTTCCGCTTGCGGCGTGGCGAAAATTTCATTCCACTGGCGCCGTTCCGGCCGCAGCACCTGAGTTTCGATCTGGCGGCGGGCAGCCGGAAAGGGGCGAAGTTCCTGCCCCAGAGCCTGTCCGTGCATCTGCTGCCCGGCGGCATCAGCCGGCAACGGGTCGAGGTCATCCGTACGCAAACCGCAATCGGGCGTCTGGTCGGTCCGGACAGCCGGCCGCTGGCCGGGGCCAGGGTCCGGCACCAGACCATGCAGGCCGTGGCCGAATCCGATGGTCTGTTTACGCTGGAGCTGAGCCAGGCGCACCCGGTTCTCGA